The Penicillium psychrofluorescens genome assembly, chromosome: 2 nucleotide sequence GCAAGATGTCCAGCGAGGGCGGTGGTATGAACGGACGCGCGCGCAAGGACTCGCGATCTGGCTCTGCTCCCGCCGTCCCTGCATACCCGCCTCCTGCGATCCCTGTCGATGGAGGCATGTTCTGATTGATATACTGCTGCTTTTTCTTAAACGCTCTTCATACAGATCTAACATTAAACCACCTCCTTGTCATCCCATGTCTTTGTGGAGTATATACACAGTGTGATGTGCCTATCTCTCTCCATTTATCCCTTTTTCGGGCTCTTTCTTTCCGTTCTTGTTTCCTTTACTATGATGACTGCCTATATACCACCTGGTGCGTTTCTTGAGCGTTTGTTTTTTTACTACCTTTCTTTTCCACTTGCAAGTGCAGGCATATGGAGTAGCACAGTGGAAACATATACATTATATTCTTTTTTCTGTGGTTTGTCATGTTCTTTTAAATAGAGCAATGTAGTCCCATCAGGGTTCGAGAGACAATCAATGACTAGATGGGGACACCCGTTTCGAGATTTCGAGACGTACAGTAGCCATAGCGCTGCCTGAGGATCtggcctgaggcagcaacTGCAGCCACTCTGGTTTGGTCGCATGGGCGTATCACGTGGACGATGCTAGCCCTACTCCGCTGCCTAAATATCTGGATACAGAGCATTTGTAGCTAGAAGCGCCAACGAGAGTGCCTTATTTCACAAAATAAAACCTAGAATGATAAAAGCAGACAACAAGAAATTATTCCATGTAGTGAAAATCACTTCCACTCTTTGTTGTGGGCGTGCGTGGGCGGAACTGTGAACAATACGGCCCGCATGTTCGGCTTCATCTGTAGAGCGTTTTTGGTAACGGCTCGTCGCAATACGGCGTAACCCACGATGATAATTTTCAAAATATCCCCTTATCCCAAgtctcttctttcttcttcaccactTCTCATCATTCTCGCCATCCCCCACGCCTGTGTCTCATAGGCATCACCTTTCATCAACTCATCTCCATACCCGCTTTTCTCAACCCCCAAAAGCCTCATCTTCAAAGAACAACATCTTGTACCCCATCAGGGGGACCACCAGGTCCTCACTCTCTCTTCTCAAGCCCTTCCTCCTTGAACCTCCATCCTCGACATTAACTCCCCTTCTCAACTCCACTCCACCCCTCCAAGCCTTCCCCCACTTGTTCAGCATGGCGCCCCTTCACTCGCGCTTTGAAAGCAGCACCACGGATTTGTGGTCCTGGGAAGAGCGCAAGGAGAAAGCAAGGAAAGCAAGACATGTGTTGAAGTTCCTCGATGGGGAGGAGGTCTCCTCCgtcccttcctctcccacaGAGTCCGTGGGCGAGCAATCTCCAATTCCCTCGCCCACGGCGTCAGAGCAGAATCGAGACATCAAGGACGTGATGAAGGATTATTTGACACAGCGGGTTCTTGCATGCACGGCCGTCACAGTGGCCAGACGCGAGATCTATGATATCGCCActgaagatgatgaggcAAATGTCGTTATGCAGACCATCCTGAATCAAAAGCTGCTGGAAGCGCAGGAGGCTTATTCCTATATTGATGGCTCCTCCGAGGCGGGTCCGTCGCGACAGACCCCGAGATATCCGCCGGGTCTGGGCCTCGAGCGCggcgaagaggaagaagctgCTTCCAGCCAGACTGAGACCATTCTTGTCACTTATCCAGCGGATTCGACTACTCCTTTTGACAacaaggaaaaagaagaaccaaTCCACAGCGAGGCCGAGACGGAGACGGGGGACTACGAGCCGAAAGAGCCTGAggaaagcagcagccacGGCAACGAAGAGGCCGCAGAGACCGACAGTGAGACTGCAGTTGCATCTGACACGGCTGGCCCCCTTTCTTCAAAAGTTGGTGAGCATGTTCGCGCAAAGCCTCAAAAGAGTGGCCCAAAGAGcacgaagaaaaaaaaccatatcaagaagaagtcaCAGATTCGAAAGAAGGTAATCGGCACCCGTCGCAAGGCAAAAGCTCGCCAGGACcaaaagaagatcaaggacgATGCCAAATCTGAAAAGGACGAGGCAGACAAGGCGGCCAATTCCTCTGTGGCAATTTGCCCTGGCTCTTCGTGTCCTCAGACAGACGTAACGGATTCTGAGTATGATACTGATGATAGTTTCAAGATTATCACCGGTGACGAGCTGCCGGAGTCTGAGCGGCGTGGACGCCGGGATACgaccgacgacgacgaagagtCCGTTGAGCCTGAGATTCAAGAGCCTTCAAAGAGCcggcgcaagaaggagaagaagaagcgaaagaagaatgccgTGCGGGAGGCTGCGCGCCTCGCGCAGCgtactgctgctgttggagCCTCATACAATCCTTTCATCCCACTTGCATCCATTGGGTCGGAAGCCACGGCAAAGGGGCCACAGATGGAGCCTGAGCAGGAAGTGCCTGAACAGGAGAGCTCGCTTTTTGTTTCAGCGGTCGAGAATTTTGCTCCCGAAGACGAGCAGTCAATCGCTCAGATTCAGCATGGTGATCAAGAGCCTGCGGAAATTGGCTCGGCGCATCAACCTGAACAGGTGGTCGAAGAAACCCGCTCGGAGGAGTCGGCCGTGAGCAGCTTGACGGTTGATTTGAATGTCCACGTGTCGATCGATGATATTGAGACCAGTGTGAGCCCTGAGTGTCCTCTGACGGCCTTAGtggaggagaacgaggaagaCGCTTCTTCGTTGGAAATCGGCGCATCCGTCCATATTGTGGAGGAGACAGGCAATGCCATTGAACTATCTTTCGAGACAACTGCTGTGGACAACTCAAGCGGCTCGACTACCGTGGTCAACGAGCCGATTAATACACCGCTCGCCGGCGAGCCGCGGCCGCGCcccccatcgccgccaagtcCCCCTCCACTTCCGCCGCGACCCACCAGATCGCGTACCCTGTACTATGCAGAGGGTTATCCGGTTGTCAATCCTCGAGCCGTGTGGCCCAATGATACTGCTTTGCACCACCTTCGTGCGCGATGCGGCTTCCACCCGACATGCTGCTACCATCGGCCGCGAGGTTACGGCATGCGTCCTCCTGGTCGGTCGTGCTGCTGCATGCACCACGCTGGCGATTGTTGCCAATGCCACTCCATGGAGACAGAGAGTAGTGGAGTTGTCTACCAGCACTTCGATGGAACAGTCACTTTGCCCTATGTGCCTGAGGATCTGCGCAGTCGAACTCCCAGCCCGCCACCGCCTCCGATTGTTCTCGAACGAGTTGACGATCCTTTCGTAGACGAGCAGGATGAACCTGAATTCGATGAAACTGGATTCGATTCTCGACTCTTCTCAAATATGCTTGCCCGCTTCGGAAGCGTTATGAATTCCTCCGGGCCCGTGACGGCAACGGTCCGGGCTTGGGGAGACGGGCTCCGACGCACGATGATTCTTATTGACGGTCAGGCGCCTCGGTATACTGAGGTGCCGTatcctgctcttccttcaGAGGTTGACAATGAGGAATTGGATGTTTCCAATGTGGCCGGAGATATTCATGAACCTGCGGAGCCAGGTCAGTCGGAGCAGCACACTCCTGAAGTGGTGGAGCCTGTGGCGCAGGAAGATCATATTCAGGAAGATGGAGAAACTGTGCAGCAGGAGGAACATGCTCAGGGAGGGACAGAAGCTCAGCAGCGAGAGGAACATCCCGAAGAGGATCCACCCATTCAAGTGATTTGGCAAGTGCCATTGCCCGATAATCTCACTGAGGAACTAGAGCCGATCAGCATTGCAATCAATCCGTCATCTTCTCGCGCGTCGACGGAGACGGCGGCGGAGTCTAATGTGGGCAATGAGAAGGAGAAcgcgaaggagaaggacgaaAAGTCTGATGGTCTGGTGAAAGAGCTCAaagatgagaatgagaaagCGGATGAGTCGCACAATGGCGCTGACAACCAGCCCGACAAACagcaaaaggaagaagaatcgaACGACGATGAACCTGAGACCAGACGTCCCGTTTTCCGGCCATATGTCCCCCGTGAGATTCGGTCCCATTCTCAGCCGGCGTGCAAACCCAAGGAGATGATGTTTTCTCGAGTTCCTTCTTCTGATTCACTGGCCGTGGAACACACGCGGTTGATGGTTGCGCCCAGTTTTGTGCAGCAAGCCTGTGCAAATCCGGAGGGGGGAGGAAGCTGGGCTGAAGAGATGGACAGAGAGGCTTCTTCGGCTGCAGATGCTGAGGCACCTTCGcaaaatcaagaagatgCAGCAGGGTCTGGAAATATGCCGAACAATGAGCAGCAGAGTGGTGATATGCAGAATGCAGATGGTGCTGGGGATTCAggcaatggcaatggcaatgggggagaaggaggaggaggaagcaaTTCGACTGAAGAGCAGGAACCATATCATTTCAACGAGTACCAGCACATTCAGTGGCAGGACCCTCGACCTGTTTTTCATGGTCCTCTGCTGCCTCAGACACCTGaattttcttctttcctgccACCTCGCGactccccttctcctccacacCTTCACCCTCCACTCAGCAATATTCAAACCTACTACTCAGACAACCTTATTCTGGCCAGGCCTCCGATGCCCCCTCTTGCTATCCACGTCCGCAAAATGTATGGCGATACTAGCATCTCGGACTTGGAGATCGTCTTGCACCTGGACTGGGCACCTCTAGCGTCTATCCCACACCCCGTCCACAAATTCATGGTCCAGAGCAACCCGACTCTGCACTACATTTTCACCCAGCTCAGCATCCGTGCTGGCGCCGAGGTCAACGAGATCCACGTCCATGGCGGTTTTCTGTATCGCGGCATGCACGCCTTCGGCATGGCCCTGAAACACCTGTACAGTTGGCCCCTGTTGACCAACAATGACCTGCGCGTGTGCACTCTCCATTCCATGGGCATAGAGCAGCAGCCCTCCGTGGCTCACCCCACCGTGAACCCTCTCTatctcgacaaggccatggTCGACTACGCTTTTTTCTACGCGGCCACTGGTGCCTTCCTGGGCTACTCTGATATCGTGCAGCGCGGCATGGACATTGCTTTCACGATGGTGTCATGGGACACCATCGAGCAGTTCCTGAGCTTCGGCGTACGCATCAACGAATACCTCATCCGCTGCCTCGACGTTGCTCCCGTGACCACAACTGCCGCCTTCGACTTCGAGGCGCAGAacaagcagctgcagcgcgtCTGGGGTGAACGCATGACGAACTACTCGCTGGAGTACGTCCTGCAGGCCGTGGACCCTGACTTTCCTCTGTGGACCAAGGGCCGATCCGAGATCGTGCCGGACCGCATTCCCATCCCGATTCGCACCCTGCCCAgttcgatgatgatgaatcCTGAGCTGCTGAACGTTCGCTTCGGCGAAATGCCCTCCATCAATGACGGCAAGCCCTCCGAGTCCTTCATTATCATCCCGTGCATCGCCTTGATCACCCTCCCCTACGCCACCCTGCAGCGTGGACTGGCCATTctgcgcaagcgcaaggcccTGACCAACGACCTtctgaagaagatcgtcaCCGAGCGTGAGGAACGCCGTGTGCGCGCCATCCGCTTCAAGAACCAGAACAGGCCCTACCCGCTGGATCCCATCCCGGAGGACCAGCTGAACGAGCTCGGATACCGTGAGTTCGTGGTCCCGGCTCCGGCCCAGGAGGGCGACACTCCCCAGGCGGCTGCTCAGCGCCCCGGTCTGCTGAAGCGGGAGTGGAAGGGTCTGGATCCACTCAGCATGGACGACATGATTCCCCGGGCTAGCTCTAACCGGCCTACGGCGGCTACGGGTGATGCCAACTAAACCATCAAACGAATGAAATGGCCGTCACTCCGGCGGCAGTTGACGATCAGATGTGAGACGAGCGTGGAATGTGTAAAGATTAACTGGGAGTGTTGATTGAGAGATGTGATTACGACGACATGTAcaatttcttttctttttttgttttcttcttcttttcttttctgtaTTGTGTACCAACCATGTTGAGTTTACTTTTCATTTCCACTATTGTAGTAATTCCCGTATCTTCGATTGATTTTCGTAGCCCTTTCTATATAAACTGTATATACGCTTCAAACAAGCAGGCATGTATAGACAAACGCCGCTTACATCTTGTCGGGGAAACCAAAGTTCACACCGAAGGGAGGGAAGACAAAGCGCTGGAAAGACTTGGAGGCAGCCAGCTGATCGCTGTACTTCTTGATGGTAGCCACATCATCAGCATCAAGCTTAATGAGGTCGGTGCGGTTCGCCTCGATGCGCGAGGGAGTGACGGACTTGGCGAGGACGGAGGAGCCACGGGCAACTGTAAACATTAACGTCAGATTTGTTCCCCCAATCAAAGGGGTATAAAAAACATACTGTGCCAGCTAAGCAAAACCGTCGCAGGCGAAACGCCGCGCTTCTTCGCAACCTCAACAATCGGCTCGGCCGTGAACAGCGGGCTGCCGGTGCTGCCGAGCGGGCTGTACGCCGTAACGTGGATGCCCTTCTGGTTGCAGAAATCCACAATttcctgctgcggcagcgagGGGTGGTTCTCAATCTGGTTCGCAGCAGGAATAATGCTGGCCTGGGGCAGGAGCTCCTCTAGGTACTGGACGGAGTAGTTGGAGACACcgatggccttggtcttcCCGGAGCCGACGAGCTTCTCCATGCTCTGCCAGGTGGTGACGTGTGagtggctgtggatgatgtcgcgcTCTCCGTTGGGGAGCTTGGGGAAGATGGGGTGGCTGCCTGTACATGATCATATCAATACTGTTGGTCTCAGCAGTAGTTTCAGAGTCGTTGCTGACCGTTCGGGTTCATGGCAATTGGCCAGTGCATCAGGTAGAGATCGACATAGTCCAACCCCAGGTTTTTCAGACTGGTGTCGAGTCCTTCAGAGACACGTGCGTGGTAACTATTCCACAGCTTCGTGGTGACGAATAGGTCCTCGCGCTTGACGATGCCGGCGT carries:
- a CDS encoding uncharacterized protein (ID:PFLUO_003804-T1.cds;~source:funannotate) gives rise to the protein MAPLHSRFESSTTDLWSWEERKEKARKARHVLKFLDGEEVSSVPSSPTESVGEQSPIPSPTASEQNRDIKDVMKDYLTQRVLACTAVTVARREIYDIATEDDEANVVMQTILNQKLLEAQEAYSYIDGSSEAGPSRQTPRYPPGLGLERGEEEEAASSQTETILVTYPADSTTPFDNKEKEEPIHSEAETETGDYEPKEPEESSSHGNEEAAETDSETAVASDTAGPLSSKVGEHVRAKPQKSGPKSTKKKNHIKKKSQIRKKVIGTRRKAKARQDQKKIKDDAKSEKDEADKAANSSVAICPGSSCPQTDVTDSEYDTDDSFKIITGDELPESERRGRRDTTDDDEESVEPEIQEPSKSRRKKEKKKRKKNAVREAARLAQRTAAVGASYNPFIPLASIGSEATAKGPQMEPEQEVPEQESSLFVSAVENFAPEDEQSIAQIQHGDQEPAEIGSAHQPEQVVEETRSEESAVSSLTVDLNVHVSIDDIETSVSPECPLTALVEENEEDASSLEIGASVHIVEETGNAIELSFETTAVDNSSGSTTVVNEPINTPLAGEPRPRPPSPPSPPPLPPRPTRSRTLYYAEGYPVVNPRAVWPNDTALHHLRARCGFHPTCCYHRPRGYGMRPPGRSCCCMHHAGDCCQCHSMETESSGVVYQHFDGTVTLPYVPEDLRSRTPSPPPPPIVLERVDDPFVDEQDEPEFDETGFDSRLFSNMLARFGSVMNSSGPVTATVRAWGDGLRRTMILIDGQAPRYTEVPYPALPSEVDNEELDVSNVAGDIHEPAEPGQSEQHTPEVVEPVAQEDHIQEDGETVQQEEHAQGGTEAQQREEHPEEDPPIQVIWQVPLPDNLTEELEPISIAINPSSSRASTETAAESNVGNEKENAKEKDEKSDGLVKELKDENEKADESHNGADNQPDKQQKEEESNDDEPETRRPVFRPYVPREIRSHSQPACKPKEMMFSRVPSSDSLAVEHTRLMVAPSFVQQACANPEGGGSWAEEMDREASSAADAEAPSQNQEDAAGSGNMPNNEQQSGDMQNADGAGDSGNGNGNGGEGGGGSNSTEEQEPYHFNEYQHIQWQDPRPVFHGPLLPQTPEFSSFLPPRDSPSPPHLHPPLSNIQTYYSDNLILARPPMPPLAIHVRKMYGDTSISDLEIVLHLDWAPLASIPHPVHKFMVQSNPTLHYIFTQLSIRAGAEVNEIHVHGGFLYRGMHAFGMALKHLYSWPLLTNNDLRVCTLHSMGIEQQPSVAHPTVNPLYLDKAMVDYAFFYAATGAFLGYSDIVQRGMDIAFTMVSWDTIEQFLSFGVRINEYLIRCLDVAPVTTTAAFDFEAQNKQLQRVWGERMTNYSLEYVLQAVDPDFPLWTKGRSEIVPDRIPIPIRTLPSSMMMNPELLNVRFGEMPSINDGKPSESFIIIPCIALITLPYATLQRGLAILRKRKALTNDLLKKIVTEREERRVRAIRFKNQNRPYPLDPIPEDQLNELGYREFVVPAPAQEGDTPQAAAQRPGLLKREWKGLDPLSMDDMIPRASSNRPTAATGDAN
- a CDS encoding uncharacterized protein (ID:PFLUO_003805-T1.cds;~source:funannotate), with the protein product MAAADIHFKLNTGAEIPALGLGTWQSAPGEVEKAVFHAIKVGYRHIDTALCYQNEHEVGQGIKEAIDAGIVKREDLFVTTKLWNSYHARVSEGLDTSLKNLGLDYVDLYLMHWPIAMNPNGSHPIFPKLPNGERDIIHSHSHVTTWQSMEKLVGSGKTKAIGVSNYSVQYLEELLPQASIIPAANQIENHPSLPQQEIVDFCNQKGIHVTAYSPLGSTGSPLFTAEPIVEVAKKRGVSPATVLLSWHIARGSSVLAKSVTPSRIEANRTDLIKLDADDVATIKKYSDQLAASKSFQRFVFPPFGVNFGFPDKM